The Gordonia sp. KTR9 genome contains a region encoding:
- a CDS encoding TetR family transcriptional regulator gives MSPRGQTRIDAKGRSDATAAAADVKPAGGQRTDTPARSSRRDELLATAGRMFAEQGLRSTTVRDIADAAGILSGSLYHHFDSKESMVDEILRGFLDDLFARYRQIAASSTSATETLRGLVIASFESIDAERNAVAIYQDEAKRLSGQERFTYISELNVEFRQLWQSVLQRGVENGEFRADLDVELVYRFMRDTVWVAVRWYRPGGTMSVDSIADQYLSVVLDGILPR, from the coding sequence TTGTCACCACGAGGCCAGACCAGGATCGATGCGAAAGGCAGATCCGACGCGACCGCGGCCGCCGCGGACGTCAAGCCGGCCGGCGGACAGCGGACCGATACGCCGGCCCGCTCGTCGCGTCGAGACGAGCTGCTGGCGACGGCCGGGCGGATGTTCGCCGAGCAGGGTCTGCGGTCGACGACGGTCCGGGACATCGCCGACGCCGCCGGCATCCTGTCGGGCAGCCTCTATCACCATTTCGACTCCAAGGAGTCGATGGTCGACGAGATCCTGCGGGGCTTCCTCGACGACCTGTTCGCCCGTTACCGGCAGATCGCGGCGTCGAGCACGTCGGCGACCGAGACCCTGCGCGGACTCGTCATCGCGTCGTTCGAGTCCATCGATGCCGAACGCAACGCGGTCGCGATCTACCAGGACGAGGCGAAGCGTCTCTCCGGCCAGGAACGCTTCACCTACATCTCCGAACTGAACGTCGAGTTCCGGCAGCTGTGGCAGTCGGTGCTGCAACGCGGGGTCGAGAACGGGGAGTTTCGGGCAGATCTCGACGTCGAGCTCGTCTACCGGTTCATGCGCGACACCGTGTGGGTCGCCGTGCGGTGGTACCGGCCCGGCGGCACGATGTCGGTCGATTCGATCGCGGACCAGTATCTGTCGGTGGTCCTCGACGGCATCCTGCCGCGCTGA
- a CDS encoding aldehyde dehydrogenase family protein — MTKPAEHTSTDAISTRGVSSEAHTLTELVDIQRAAFLRDGIPDADTRIDRITRLAALLLDNADEIAAALAEDFGARPRELSLAADVAGCMIDLAHQRRGVKDWMAESKVAKVQGLLGYKQSIRHDPLGVVGIMGPWNFPLQLTIVPAGSAFAAGNRVILRPSSVTAKTTDVIAKHAPDYFSIEELAVATSKHGSGSDFAKLKVDHMFFTGSPGVGASVAQEAAKNLIPVTLELGGKNPAVVDIDADIDKAATMLADARMVNGGQVCLCPDYVFVPEAKLGEFTDKVVARWTKNFPTIIDNDQYTSTINQKNYERILGLIDDAEQLGATKRQVIPGGEPLPDAARRKIPPTLLTGVKAGMKIEEDEVFGPVLTVYPYRDLSEVISQIGSHPHPLTMYWCGDQNERFQKLADNTRSGSINGNDFAIHLFSGELPFAGVGNSGMGGYHGRTGFETFSHARAVAFSTLPVSVAEMMSPPFLPKDTKLTNNQLKLWKFFNNRAMKKVRKRLGA, encoded by the coding sequence ATGACCAAGCCTGCTGAACACACCAGCACCGACGCGATTTCGACGCGGGGTGTTTCGTCGGAGGCACACACGCTGACCGAACTGGTCGACATCCAGCGCGCGGCGTTCCTGCGCGACGGGATCCCCGACGCCGACACCCGCATCGACCGCATCACGCGGCTGGCGGCGCTGCTGCTCGACAACGCCGACGAGATCGCTGCCGCGTTGGCCGAGGATTTCGGTGCCCGTCCGCGTGAGCTGTCGCTGGCCGCCGATGTGGCCGGCTGCATGATCGACCTCGCTCACCAGCGCCGGGGCGTCAAGGACTGGATGGCCGAGTCCAAGGTCGCCAAGGTCCAGGGCCTGCTCGGATACAAGCAGAGCATCCGGCACGACCCGCTGGGTGTCGTCGGGATCATGGGGCCGTGGAACTTCCCGCTGCAGCTCACGATCGTGCCCGCGGGTTCGGCTTTCGCGGCCGGTAACCGGGTCATCCTGCGCCCGTCGTCGGTGACGGCGAAGACCACGGACGTGATCGCCAAGCACGCGCCGGACTACTTCTCGATCGAGGAGCTGGCGGTCGCCACGTCGAAGCACGGTTCGGGTTCGGACTTCGCCAAGCTCAAGGTCGATCACATGTTCTTCACCGGCTCGCCCGGCGTCGGTGCCTCGGTGGCTCAGGAGGCCGCGAAGAACCTCATCCCGGTCACTCTCGAACTCGGCGGGAAGAACCCGGCTGTCGTCGACATCGACGCCGACATCGACAAGGCCGCGACGATGCTCGCCGACGCCCGCATGGTCAACGGTGGCCAGGTGTGCCTGTGCCCGGACTACGTCTTCGTTCCCGAGGCCAAGCTCGGTGAGTTCACCGACAAGGTCGTCGCGCGGTGGACCAAGAACTTCCCGACGATCATCGACAACGACCAGTACACCTCGACGATCAACCAGAAGAACTACGAGCGCATCCTCGGGCTCATCGACGACGCCGAGCAGCTGGGCGCCACCAAGCGTCAGGTGATCCCCGGCGGCGAACCGCTGCCGGACGCCGCGCGCCGCAAGATCCCGCCGACGCTGCTGACCGGCGTCAAGGCGGGCATGAAGATCGAGGAGGACGAGGTCTTCGGTCCGGTGCTGACCGTGTACCCCTACCGCGACCTGTCCGAGGTCATCAGTCAGATCGGCTCGCATCCGCATCCGCTGACCATGTACTGGTGCGGCGACCAGAACGAGCGGTTCCAGAAGCTCGCCGACAACACGCGCAGCGGCTCGATCAACGGCAACGACTTCGCCATCCACCTGTTCAGCGGCGAGCTGCCGTTCGCTGGTGTCGGCAACAGCGGGATGGGCGGATACCACGGCCGCACCGGCTTCGAGACGTTCAGCCACGCGCGGGCCGTCGCGTTCTCGACGCTGCCGGTGAGTGTCGCCGAGATGATGTCGCCGCCGTTCCTGCCCAAGGACACGAAGCTGACGAACAATCAGCTCAAACTGTGGAAGTTCTTTAACAACCGCGCGATGAAGAAGGTGCGCAAGCGCCTCGGCGCATAA